One window of Tenacibaculum maritimum NCIMB 2154 genomic DNA carries:
- a CDS encoding DUF423 domain-containing protein: MYKNLTISSILGALAVILGAFGAHALKNKLSVEALNSFEVGVRYQMYHAIALLCINMFTEISVKEKNKISRLFIIGILCFSGSIYMIQLLGVPAKYIWFITPIGGLFLIGGWGMLSYFFIKKHTEIKKR; the protein is encoded by the coding sequence ATGTATAAAAATTTAACAATTTCTTCGATTTTGGGAGCTTTAGCTGTCATTTTAGGAGCATTTGGAGCACATGCATTAAAAAATAAATTATCTGTAGAAGCTTTAAATAGTTTTGAAGTAGGGGTAAGATATCAAATGTATCATGCAATAGCTTTATTATGTATAAATATGTTTACAGAGATCTCTGTAAAAGAAAAAAATAAAATAAGTAGGTTATTTATAATAGGGATATTATGTTTTTCAGGCTCAATATACATGATTCAATTGTTAGGGGTTCCTGCAAAATATATTTGGTTTATAACCCCTATAGGAGGTTTATTTCTCATTGGAGGTTGGGGAATGCTTTCTTATTTCTTTATCAAAAAACATACCGAAATAAAAAAGAGATAA